One stretch of Girardinichthys multiradiatus isolate DD_20200921_A chromosome 2, DD_fGirMul_XY1, whole genome shotgun sequence DNA includes these proteins:
- the LOC124878067 gene encoding pulmonary surfactant-associated protein D-like isoform X1 yields MRLPILFCIILLMTDVGNCQNLCYNPPYCNMIPVPGLPGLPGLDGIPGISGIKGEPGLQGPPGLQGPPGPRGLQGPPGFPGVCREEGKPGPVGPPGSRGPVGQMGPRGTPGAAGPIGLPGRPGIPGAPGASEIGPKGPQGPPGVTGPAGPQGPPGEPAVSCSCPDIKAIQDRLTKLDMAINYSFVRKVGQKYFVSNMERNRFEMAVEICSQRGLELALPQNEEENNALIEVFKDPYTEAWIAVNKKNAEGNFALDMNNQTLTFTKWETGQPDTSIQDAGCTMVSKKGFWKVNKECFLNAFIVCQI; encoded by the exons ATGAGGCTACCCATCTTATTTTGCATCATTTTGTTGATGACTGATGTCGGCAACTGTCAGAATCTTTGTTATAACCCTCCATATTGCAACATGATTCCTGTACCAGGGCTACCAGGATTGCCAG GGCTAGATGGAATTCCTGGAATTTCTGGAATCAAGGGAGAACCTGGACTTCAAGGACCACCTGGACTTCAAGGACCACCTGGTCCAAGGGGATTGCAAGGGCCACCAGGATTTCCTGGAGTATGTCGCGAAG AGGGAAAACCTGGTCCAGTAGGGCCACCTGGATCAAGAGGTCCAGTAGGACAAATGGGACCTCGAGGGACACCCGGAGCAGCTGGACCAATAGGGCTACCTGGTCGGCCTGGAATACCAGGCGCACCTGGAGCGTCTGAAATAG GGCCGAAAGGACCACAAGGGCCACCCGGAGTAACAGGCCCAGCTGGACCACAAGGACCACCTGGAGAGCCag CTGTTAGCTGCAGTTGTCCTGACATCAAGGCCATACAGGACCGCCTGACCAAGTTAGACATGG ctaTAAATTACAGCTTCGTCCGAAAGGTCGGTCAGAAATACTTTGTGTCCAACATGGAAAGAAACCGATTCGAGATGGCAGTGGAGATCTGCTCCCAGCGAGGCTTAGAGTTGGCGCTACCTCAGAACGAAGAGGAAAACAACGCACTGATTGAGGTGTTTAAGGATCCATACACAGAAGCCTGGATCGCTGTCAACAAGAAAAATGCAGAGGGAAATTTTGCCCTTGATATGAATAACCAAACTCTGACCTTTACCAAATGGGAAACAGGGCAGCCAGACACATCCATCCAAGATGCTGGTTGCACCATGGTATCAAAGAAGGGCTTCTGGAAAGTGAATAAGGAATGCTTCCTGAATGCTTTCATTGTTTGTCAGATCTAA
- the LOC124878067 gene encoding pulmonary surfactant-associated protein D-like isoform X2 — protein MRLPILFCIILLMTDVGNCQNLCYNPPYCNMIPVPGLPGLPGLDGIPGISGIKGEPGLQGPPGLQGPPGPRGLQGPPGFPGVCREEGKPGPVGPPGSRGPVGQMGPRGTPGAAGPIGLPGRPGIPGAPGASEIGPQGPPGVTGPAGPQGPPGEPAVSCSCPDIKAIQDRLTKLDMAINYSFVRKVGQKYFVSNMERNRFEMAVEICSQRGLELALPQNEEENNALIEVFKDPYTEAWIAVNKKNAEGNFALDMNNQTLTFTKWETGQPDTSIQDAGCTMVSKKGFWKVNKECFLNAFIVCQI, from the exons ATGAGGCTACCCATCTTATTTTGCATCATTTTGTTGATGACTGATGTCGGCAACTGTCAGAATCTTTGTTATAACCCTCCATATTGCAACATGATTCCTGTACCAGGGCTACCAGGATTGCCAG GGCTAGATGGAATTCCTGGAATTTCTGGAATCAAGGGAGAACCTGGACTTCAAGGACCACCTGGACTTCAAGGACCACCTGGTCCAAGGGGATTGCAAGGGCCACCAGGATTTCCTGGAGTATGTCGCGAAG AGGGAAAACCTGGTCCAGTAGGGCCACCTGGATCAAGAGGTCCAGTAGGACAAATGGGACCTCGAGGGACACCCGGAGCAGCTGGACCAATAGGGCTACCTGGTCGGCCTGGAATACCAGGCGCACCTGGAGCGTCTGAAATAG GACCACAAGGGCCACCCGGAGTAACAGGCCCAGCTGGACCACAAGGACCACCTGGAGAGCCag CTGTTAGCTGCAGTTGTCCTGACATCAAGGCCATACAGGACCGCCTGACCAAGTTAGACATGG ctaTAAATTACAGCTTCGTCCGAAAGGTCGGTCAGAAATACTTTGTGTCCAACATGGAAAGAAACCGATTCGAGATGGCAGTGGAGATCTGCTCCCAGCGAGGCTTAGAGTTGGCGCTACCTCAGAACGAAGAGGAAAACAACGCACTGATTGAGGTGTTTAAGGATCCATACACAGAAGCCTGGATCGCTGTCAACAAGAAAAATGCAGAGGGAAATTTTGCCCTTGATATGAATAACCAAACTCTGACCTTTACCAAATGGGAAACAGGGCAGCCAGACACATCCATCCAAGATGCTGGTTGCACCATGGTATCAAAGAAGGGCTTCTGGAAAGTGAATAAGGAATGCTTCCTGAATGCTTTCATTGTTTGTCAGATCTAA